From the genome of Francisella tularensis subsp. tularensis:
TCCTTAAAATTATCTTGTGCAGGTCTAAAGCCTACGCCTTTTTCTACTTTAGCTTCTATTTTTAGCTTTTTACCACCATTGTAACTACAGATAAATACTTCTTCAGTTATTGCCAAACCTTCAGATAGCTTAGCTTCTTCTGAAAAAATTTCTTCTTCCGAGCCTGATAGTTCAAAAGTTATTGTCCCCGTTTCAACACCTTCTGCTAAAGTTACAGGCAGAGATTTAACGTTCAGGATAATATCAGCAACTGTCTCATCACATGGAATCACATCTTCTAAAGAAGTAACTTTACCATCATTAATTTTTATACTAGTAACACATGCACCAGCAATAGAGTAAAGCATAGTTTGCTTAAGAGCAAACCCAAGTGTATAACCTACCCCTCTCTCTAGGGCTTCAAAAGAAAACTTAGTAGCATTTTTAGCATATTCATCAATTTTAATATTAGTAGGATGTAGTAAATTTTCTAATGCCATAGCAGTTTAAAACCTAGTTATATTTTATAGATATAATTTAATTCCAAAGATTATAACATACAAATACAAAAATTTAATAACTTAATTTTACAACTTCTTGATTTTGTTTATACTGTCAAGCTTGGTTTTTATCTTTGCTTCAAAACCACTTGCTGTAGGCTGATAAAAATTTTGTATGATATTATCTGGAAGATATTGCTGGATAACATATGAGTTTGGATAGTTATGTGGATAAAGATAATTACTATCCTTATA
Proteins encoded in this window:
- a CDS encoding DNA-directed RNA polymerase subunit alpha; translation: MALENLLHPTNIKIDEYAKNATKFSFEALERGVGYTLGFALKQTMLYSIAGACVTSIKINDGKVTSLEDVIPCDETVADIILNVKSLPVTLAEGVETGTITFELSGSEEEIFSEEAKLSEGLAITEEVFICSYNGGKKLKIEAKVEKGVGFRPAQDNFKDGEFLLDATFSPVVFCDFEIKDARVGRRTDLDKLELNIKTNGNVNCEEALRLAATKIQNQLRNIVDIEEINKGIFVEDPTKDINPILLKHVEELNLTARSSNCLKAVNIRLIGELVQKTENELLKAPNFGKKSLTEIKDKLSELGLSLGTLIENWPQDL